From Pseudomonas putida, one genomic window encodes:
- the hisB gene encoding imidazoleglycerol-phosphate dehydratase HisB, translated as MVERKASVERNTLETQVKCSINLDGSGKARFDIGVPFLEHMLDQIARHGLIDLDIECKGDLHIDDHHTVEDVGITLGQAFAQAIGDKKGIFRYGHAYVPLDEALSRVVIDFSGRPGLQMHVPYTRATVGGFDVDLFQEFFQGFVNHALVTLHIDNLRGHNTHHQIETVFKAFGRALRMAVTQDERMAGQMPSTKGCL; from the coding sequence ATGGTCGAACGTAAGGCTTCCGTCGAGCGCAATACCCTGGAAACCCAGGTCAAGTGCTCGATCAACCTCGATGGCAGTGGCAAGGCCCGATTCGATATCGGCGTGCCTTTCCTTGAACACATGCTCGACCAGATTGCCCGGCACGGGCTGATCGATCTGGATATCGAGTGCAAGGGTGACCTGCATATCGACGATCACCATACCGTCGAAGACGTCGGTATCACGCTGGGCCAGGCATTCGCCCAGGCCATCGGCGACAAGAAAGGCATCTTCCGTTACGGCCATGCCTATGTGCCGCTGGACGAAGCGCTGTCGCGTGTGGTCATCGACTTCTCTGGCCGCCCAGGCCTGCAGATGCACGTGCCCTACACCCGCGCCACCGTTGGCGGCTTCGATGTCGACCTGTTCCAGGAGTTTTTCCAGGGCTTCGTCAACCATGCGTTGGTTACCCTGCACATCGACAACCTGCGTGGCCATAACACCCACCACCAGATCGAAACCGTGTTCAAGGCCTTCGGTCGTGCCCTGCGCATGGCCGTGACCCAGGACGAGCGCATGGCTGGGCAGATGCCGTCCACCAAGGGATGCCTGTAA
- the hisA gene encoding 1-(5-phosphoribosyl)-5-[(5-phosphoribosylamino)methylideneamino]imidazole-4-carboxamide isomerase, translating to MLIIPAIDLKDGACVRLRQGRMEDSTVFSDDPVSMAAKWVEGGCRRLHLVDLNGAFEGQPVNGEVVTAIAKRYPNLPIQIGGGIRSLETIEHYVKAGVSYVIIGTKAVKQPEFVAEACKAFPGKVIVGLDAKDGFVATDGWAEVSSVQVIDLAKRFEADGVSAIVYTDIAKDGMMQGCNVPFTKALAEATRIPVIASGGIHNLGDIKALLDAKAPGIIGAITGRAIYEGTLDVAEAQAFCDNYQG from the coding sequence ATGCTGATTATCCCCGCTATCGATCTGAAGGACGGTGCCTGCGTGCGCCTGCGCCAGGGCCGCATGGAAGACTCCACGGTATTTTCCGACGACCCGGTGAGCATGGCCGCCAAGTGGGTGGAGGGTGGTTGCCGCCGCCTGCACCTGGTCGACCTCAACGGCGCCTTCGAAGGCCAGCCGGTCAACGGTGAAGTGGTCACTGCCATCGCCAAGCGTTACCCGAACCTGCCGATCCAGATCGGCGGCGGTATCCGTTCGCTGGAGACCATCGAGCACTACGTCAAGGCTGGCGTCAGCTACGTGATCATCGGCACCAAGGCGGTCAAGCAACCTGAGTTCGTTGCCGAAGCGTGCAAGGCCTTCCCCGGCAAGGTCATCGTCGGCCTGGACGCCAAGGACGGTTTCGTCGCCACCGACGGCTGGGCTGAAGTGAGCTCGGTGCAGGTCATCGACCTGGCCAAGCGCTTTGAGGCCGATGGCGTCTCGGCGATCGTCTACACCGACATCGCCAAGGACGGCATGATGCAGGGCTGCAATGTGCCGTTCACCAAGGCACTGGCCGAAGCCACCCGCATTCCGGTGATCGCTTCGGGCGGTATCCACAACCTGGGTGACATCAAGGCCCTGCTGGACGCCAAGGCCCCGGGCATCATCGGTGCCATCACCGGCCGTGCCATCTACGAAGGCACCCTCGATGTCGCCGAGGCCCAGGCCTTCTGCGACAACTACCAAGGCTGA
- a CDS encoding OFA family MFS transporter produces MNSSITAGAVASAPSFLSKERIIARPGFNRWLVPPAALAIHLCIGMAYGFSVFWLPLSQAIGITAPVACSADMGFIARMFSAECDWPISMLSWIYTLFFVFLGCSAAVLGGWLEHAGPRKAGLVSALCWCGGMLISAIGVKTHQLWLMWLGSGVIGGIGLGLGYISPVSTLIKWFPDKRGMATGMAIMGFGGGAMVGAPLATALMGHFGNEHEVGVWQSFVVMAAIYFVFMTAGALAYRVPPTGWKPEGWTAPVKKANAMVTDRHVHVSVAWKTPQFALIWLVLCLNVSAGIGILGMASPLLQEVFAGKLLGNELSFSELNAAQLAQIAAIAAGFTGLLSLFNIGGRFFWASFSDYIGRKNTYFAFFALGVGLYSLVPNMGHLGNVALFVAAFCIILSMYGGGFATVPAYLADLFGTQMVGAIHGRLLTAWAAAGVLGPVLITYLREYQLAAGVERAAAYDMTLYILAGLLVLGFVCNLLVRPVADKHFMSDAELAAERALSHDKGADGARALEWHAAPGSLPLVLIAWAVVVIPLAWGVWITLQKTAVLFH; encoded by the coding sequence ATGAACAGCAGTATCACGGCAGGAGCGGTGGCCAGCGCGCCCAGCTTCTTGTCGAAGGAGCGCATCATCGCCCGCCCCGGTTTCAACCGCTGGCTGGTACCCCCGGCCGCGCTGGCCATTCACCTGTGTATCGGCATGGCCTACGGTTTTTCCGTGTTCTGGTTGCCGCTTTCCCAAGCCATCGGCATCACCGCCCCGGTAGCGTGCTCGGCGGACATGGGCTTCATTGCTCGCATGTTCAGCGCCGAGTGCGATTGGCCCATTTCCATGCTGAGCTGGATCTACACCCTGTTCTTCGTGTTCCTGGGTTGCTCGGCAGCGGTGCTGGGCGGTTGGTTGGAGCACGCAGGGCCGCGTAAGGCGGGCCTGGTGTCGGCCCTGTGCTGGTGCGGCGGCATGCTGATTTCGGCAATTGGCGTGAAGACCCATCAGCTGTGGCTGATGTGGCTGGGCTCCGGCGTGATCGGCGGTATCGGCCTGGGCCTGGGTTACATCTCGCCGGTTTCGACCTTGATCAAGTGGTTCCCGGACAAACGCGGCATGGCCACTGGCATGGCGATCATGGGCTTTGGCGGCGGTGCCATGGTCGGTGCACCGCTAGCCACAGCGCTGATGGGGCACTTCGGCAATGAGCATGAAGTCGGCGTATGGCAGAGTTTCGTGGTCATGGCGGCGATCTATTTCGTGTTCATGACCGCTGGCGCCCTGGCGTACCGCGTGCCGCCGACCGGCTGGAAGCCAGAAGGCTGGACCGCGCCGGTGAAGAAAGCCAATGCGATGGTCACCGACCGTCACGTGCACGTCAGCGTTGCCTGGAAAACCCCACAATTCGCCCTGATCTGGCTGGTGCTGTGCCTGAACGTTTCTGCGGGCATCGGCATCCTGGGCATGGCGTCGCCGCTGCTGCAGGAAGTGTTCGCTGGCAAGCTGCTGGGCAACGAGCTGAGCTTCAGCGAGCTGAACGCCGCACAATTGGCGCAGATTGCCGCCATTGCCGCGGGCTTCACCGGCCTGCTGAGCCTGTTCAACATCGGTGGGCGGTTCTTCTGGGCATCGTTCTCGGACTACATCGGCCGCAAGAACACCTACTTTGCCTTCTTCGCCCTGGGTGTGGGCCTCTACAGCCTGGTGCCGAACATGGGCCATCTGGGCAACGTGGCACTGTTCGTGGCGGCCTTCTGCATCATCCTGTCCATGTATGGCGGTGGCTTCGCTACGGTCCCGGCCTACCTGGCTGACCTGTTCGGCACGCAGATGGTCGGTGCCATCCACGGCCGCCTGCTGACGGCCTGGGCCGCTGCTGGCGTGCTGGGCCCGGTGCTGATCACTTACCTGCGTGAGTATCAGTTGGCCGCGGGTGTGGAGCGTGCGGCGGCTTATGACATGACCCTGTACATCCTCGCTGGCCTGCTGGTGCTGGGCTTCGTCTGCAACCTACTGGTGCGCCCGGTAGCCGACAAGCACTTCATGAGCGATGCCGAGCTTGCGGCCGAGCGTGCCCTGAGCCACGACAAAGGTGCCGATGGCGCCCGTGCACTGGAGTGGCATGCAGCGCCAGGCAGCCTGCCGCTGGTGCTGATCGCGTGGGCGGTAGTGGTGATTCCGCTGGCCTGGGGGGTGTGGATTACCCTGCAGAAGACGGCGGTGTTGTTCCACTAA
- the hisH gene encoding imidazole glycerol phosphate synthase subunit HisH, producing the protein MQTVAVIDYGMGNLHSVAKALEHVGAGKVMVTSDAAVIREADRVVFPGVGAIRDCMAEIRRLGFDSLVREVSQDRPFLGICVGMQALLEHSEENDGVDCIGLFPGQVRFFGKDLQEGGEHLKVPHMGWNEVTQAVDHPLWHDISDRARFYFVHSYYINAGKPGQVVGRGHYGVDFAAALAEGSRFAVQFHPEKSHTHGLQLLQNFVVWDGRW; encoded by the coding sequence ATGCAGACGGTAGCCGTAATCGACTATGGCATGGGCAACCTGCACTCGGTAGCCAAGGCGCTCGAGCACGTCGGCGCCGGCAAGGTGATGGTCACCAGCGATGCTGCGGTGATTCGCGAGGCTGACCGCGTGGTGTTCCCGGGTGTGGGCGCGATCCGCGACTGCATGGCCGAAATCCGCCGCCTGGGGTTCGACAGCCTGGTGCGTGAAGTCAGCCAGGACCGGCCGTTTCTGGGCATCTGTGTAGGCATGCAGGCGCTGCTGGAGCACAGCGAAGAAAACGACGGTGTCGACTGCATCGGCCTGTTCCCTGGCCAGGTGCGCTTCTTCGGTAAAGACCTGCAGGAAGGTGGTGAGCACCTGAAAGTGCCGCACATGGGCTGGAACGAAGTCACTCAGGCCGTCGACCACCCGCTGTGGCACGACATCTCTGATCGTGCGCGCTTCTATTTCGTGCACAGCTACTACATCAATGCCGGCAAGCCGGGGCAAGTGGTCGGTCGCGGCCACTATGGCGTCGACTTCGCTGCCGCGCTGGCCGAGGGCTCGCGCTTTGCCGTGCAGTTCCACCCGGAGAAGAGCCATACCCATGGCCTGCAACTGCTGCAGAACTTCGTGGTCTGGGACGGGCGCTGGTAA
- a CDS encoding DUF2164 domain-containing protein, with protein MSRSKTKAPVITLAPEQEREALDTLKRFLEDRFELQLGSFEVAEVLELFSKEIAPHYYNRAIADVQLHLKERFESIESDLWALEKS; from the coding sequence ATGAGCAGGTCGAAGACCAAGGCCCCCGTCATCACCCTGGCCCCCGAGCAGGAGCGCGAAGCGCTCGACACCCTCAAGCGCTTCCTCGAAGACCGCTTCGAGCTGCAGCTGGGGTCGTTCGAGGTGGCTGAGGTCCTCGAGCTGTTCAGCAAAGAGATTGCACCCCATTACTACAACAGGGCGATTGCCGATGTTCAGCTGCACCTCAAGGAGCGGTTCGAGAGCATCGAGAGCGACCTGTGGGCGTTGGAAAAAAGCTGA